The sequence GGCAGGTCCTCGACGACGTCGAGCGGGAGAACTGCCAGGTCTACGGCTACGGCGCGAAGAGCTTCGTACGCAGCCTGCACGACTGCTACGAGCGGGTGCACGAGATGCGGGCGGCGGAGGACCACGGCAGGGCCATCGCCGAGCTGGGCGAGCGCATCCTGCGCCAGGAGCCGGTGCTGATCGCGGGCGTGGAGGAGACGCTGACCGTCCTGCGCACCCGGCACCGCCTGGTCCTGCTGACCAAGGGCGACCACGAGGAGCAGGCGGCGAAGGTGGAACGCTCCCGGCTGGGACCGCTGTTCGAGCAGATCGTCATCGTGCCGGAGAAGACCGTCGAGACGTACGCCACCGTGGTGGAGGACCTGAAGGCCGACACCGCGCGGACGTGGATGATCGGCAACTCCCCGAAGTCCGACATCGTGCCGGCGCTCGCCGCCGGGCTGGGCGCGGTGTACGTCCCGCACCCCGACACCTGGGTGCTGGAGCACCACTCGTTCCCCGAGACCGCCGAACGGCTGCTCTCCGTGGAGCGCTTCACCGACCTGGCCGAGCACTTCTGACGGCCCTCGGCCCCGCCGGTCCCGACGGTCTCACGCGGCCGTCGGCCCGGAGAGCGTCCAGCCCGGGGCCTGCGGGTGCGCCGTCAGGTCCTCGTGGCGTACGGCGTCCCCGCAGGCCTGACACGTCACC comes from Streptomyces sp. SCL15-4 and encodes:
- a CDS encoding HAD family hydrolase, giving the protein MKTDHCLLIDGDDTLWENNIYFERAIEEFLDLLGHDSLSRAELRQVLDDVERENCQVYGYGAKSFVRSLHDCYERVHEMRAAEDHGRAIAELGERILRQEPVLIAGVEETLTVLRTRHRLVLLTKGDHEEQAAKVERSRLGPLFEQIVIVPEKTVETYATVVEDLKADTARTWMIGNSPKSDIVPALAAGLGAVYVPHPDTWVLEHHSFPETAERLLSVERFTDLAEHF